The Acinetobacter defluvii genome includes a region encoding these proteins:
- the plsB gene encoding glycerol-3-phosphate 1-O-acyltransferase PlsB: MSKNGFGQIYRRLSSKLLDLVVTPHVLGEVPSTETALLDDDNQSDITTQTQKLVCYVLQNYSRSNALVVDAETRRLNLQPALDPIVLENHKEKAAVLFLQNNDDAQFLGQQSHAYPPRLVRLIEFIEKHPDVDIELIPVTVLWGRSPDKEDSWLKLLFTDTWATPSKVKQLMNIGLHGRQSFLEFHEAKSLRELVDFAKTQHPNISPTTYIINQLNDYLDRQREVILGPDLSDRRNVMLTLIKSPDVQDAIRKESIRSKISMIEAERKAIGFVNEIASDYSYSAIRFAEVALTRLWTQLYDGVEVHNFSTVRELAKDYEIIYTPCHRSHIDYLLLSYVIFKRGLMVPYIAAGDNLNMPFVGQLLRGGGAFFIRRSFRGNALYTSVFKEYLYSILSRNTPLEYFIEGGRSRTGRLLPPKTGMLAMTVHGHLRGKTKPIAFVPTYIGYERLMEGATYVGEMNGKPKESESIFGIIQTLKKIERIFGKVHVNFGEPVFLDDVLKAHGADQVQIEHNDDPIPDQVSDAVNSSAHMILENINRAVVINPVSLLSLILLATPKHTLDEEICEKQLDTYRKLLTALPYDERTQVTPLSGKEIIAYGLKLKLIKRVQHVLGDIIAIEDNQAILLTYFRNNILHAFVLPSLIAALVEHNGKISKVDLLNVIRTLYPFLKAELFLKWNNSEINAQVSEYVNALAQANLIFVDDADFIYSPTPNSEDHNQLAVLAEPVRQSLERYYMTLALITQRGSGNISIRQVEELSHLVGQRLSVLYEFNSPEFFDKALFQSFVKVLTEQGYIKTNEDNAIVFDAQFRNVAQYANLVLDDVTLQMLQHITSFTDDELKAALDALAAQQAKKRLKRKKK; the protein is encoded by the coding sequence ATGTCCAAGAATGGTTTTGGTCAAATATATCGTCGGCTTTCCAGTAAGCTACTTGACCTCGTGGTCACACCACATGTTCTTGGAGAAGTTCCTAGCACAGAAACTGCACTCTTAGATGATGATAATCAATCTGATATAACGACACAAACACAAAAACTCGTGTGTTATGTGTTACAAAATTATTCACGGAGTAATGCACTAGTTGTTGATGCAGAAACTCGTCGCCTAAACCTACAACCCGCACTTGATCCAATTGTGCTAGAAAATCACAAAGAAAAAGCTGCAGTTTTATTTTTACAAAATAATGATGATGCACAATTCTTAGGGCAACAATCCCATGCTTACCCACCTCGTTTAGTGCGTCTGATTGAGTTTATTGAAAAACATCCTGATGTAGACATTGAACTGATTCCTGTGACTGTTTTGTGGGGACGCTCACCAGATAAAGAAGATTCTTGGTTAAAACTTTTGTTTACAGACACTTGGGCGACCCCGAGTAAAGTCAAGCAGTTGATGAATATCGGCTTACATGGTCGTCAGTCTTTTCTTGAGTTTCATGAAGCAAAATCATTACGTGAATTAGTCGATTTTGCTAAAACGCAACATCCGAATATTTCACCCACAACCTATATTATTAACCAGTTGAATGACTATCTAGATCGTCAACGTGAAGTGATTCTTGGTCCTGACCTTTCTGACCGCCGTAACGTCATGCTGACTTTAATCAAGTCACCCGATGTACAAGATGCCATTCGTAAAGAAAGTATTCGCTCTAAAATCAGCATGATTGAAGCTGAACGTAAAGCGATTGGCTTTGTGAATGAAATCGCCTCTGATTATTCTTATTCAGCGATACGTTTTGCCGAAGTTGCACTGACACGTTTATGGACCCAACTTTATGATGGTGTTGAAGTACATAATTTCAGTACGGTACGTGAGTTGGCGAAAGACTATGAAATCATTTATACCCCATGTCATCGTAGTCATATCGATTATTTGTTGTTGTCGTATGTGATCTTTAAACGTGGCTTAATGGTGCCGTATATCGCTGCAGGTGATAATTTAAATATGCCATTTGTAGGTCAATTATTACGTGGTGGTGGGGCGTTCTTTATTCGTCGCTCATTCCGTGGTAATGCGCTTTATACGTCCGTATTTAAAGAATATTTATATAGTATTTTATCTCGCAATACACCTTTGGAATATTTTATTGAAGGTGGCCGTTCTCGTACTGGTCGTTTATTGCCGCCTAAAACAGGCATGTTGGCAATGACGGTACATGGTCATTTACGCGGTAAAACCAAACCGATCGCTTTTGTACCCACCTATATCGGTTATGAGCGCTTAATGGAAGGCGCAACCTATGTGGGGGAAATGAATGGTAAACCGAAGGAGTCAGAGTCTATTTTCGGTATTATTCAAACCTTGAAAAAGATTGAACGGATTTTTGGTAAAGTGCATGTCAACTTTGGGGAACCTGTTTTTCTAGATGATGTATTGAAAGCACATGGAGCTGATCAAGTTCAGATTGAACATAATGATGACCCGATTCCAGATCAAGTGTCTGATGCGGTAAATAGTTCAGCCCATATGATTTTGGAAAATATTAACCGTGCGGTCGTGATTAACCCCGTTTCGCTCTTGTCATTGATCTTATTGGCAACGCCTAAGCATACGTTAGATGAAGAGATTTGTGAAAAACAACTCGACACTTATCGCAAGCTATTAACCGCTTTGCCGTATGATGAACGCACACAAGTAACACCATTGTCTGGTAAAGAAATCATTGCTTATGGTCTAAAACTGAAACTGATTAAACGTGTTCAACACGTACTTGGCGATATTATCGCGATTGAAGACAATCAAGCCATTTTACTGACCTATTTCCGTAATAACATTTTACATGCCTTTGTTTTACCATCATTAATTGCTGCTTTGGTTGAGCATAATGGTAAAATCAGTAAGGTGGATTTACTCAATGTAATCCGTACCTTGTATCCATTCTTAAAAGCTGAATTATTTTTAAAGTGGAATAATAGTGAAATCAATGCACAAGTTTCTGAGTATGTGAATGCTTTGGCACAAGCAAATTTGATTTTTGTGGATGATGCAGACTTTATTTATAGTCCAACACCAAATTCAGAAGATCATAATCAGCTTGCAGTGTTGGCAGAGCCTGTGCGTCAAAGTCTTGAGCGTTATTACATGACTTTGGCGCTCATCACGCAACGTGGTTCGGGCAATATTTCAATTCGCCAGGTTGAAGAGCTGAGTCATCTTGTTGGTCAGCGTTTGTCTGTGTTGTATGAGTTCAATTCGCCAGAATTCTTTGATAAAGCCTTATTCCAAAGCTTTGTGAAAGTCTTAACTGAGCAAGGTTATATCAAGACCAATGAAGACAATGCGATTGTATTTGATGCGCAATTCCGTAATGTTGCACAATATGCCAACTTGGTGTTGGATGATGTGACTTTGCAAATGCTTCAACACATTACGTCGTTTACCGATGATGAATTAAAAGCTGCGTTAGATGCTTTAGCTGCGCAACAAGCGAAGAAGCGTTTAAAACGGAAGAAGAAGTAA